The following proteins are encoded in a genomic region of Gossypium hirsutum isolate 1008001.06 chromosome D05, Gossypium_hirsutum_v2.1, whole genome shotgun sequence:
- the LOC107902395 gene encoding putative disease resistance protein RGA4: MLRFGNLGYFEIGGWKELESLSQHGLSLVGHRSIDVSFCPQLHSLETEEAELQPDKVSLVESLWICGCERLNRLPKVLHKLTFLTVMSISGCENLEYLVDEKEDNKSMNSTLCVFEDLNIYHCRSLMSLSSKGHKNICNQLQLLRTCDCSKLSCLFSDTKLPTTLKSLQIDRCPELECIAQEFDETACLESILIECSGIKSLPQGLDKLIHLQEIRLRECSNWFLLKNVSCLQLPPTSELSQLMVVEILEPFQSAWSASPPFENYATKIYRLLVEWGLHRLTSLQELTIRGGGCSNVVSFPEEGIGMMLPPSLTSIRLSNFENLEFIFSEGFQGLGTLRNLFIYSCPKLTYLLEKAMLLSLGYLYILFCPLLKEECSSDKGREWSKISHIPRAQIDFKSVIPRESD; this comes from the exons ATGTTAAGGTTTGGAAATTTAGGATATTTTGAAATTGGGGGTTGGAAGGAGTTGGAATCTTTATCGCAACATGGGTTAAGTTTAGTTGGACATCGTTCCATTGATGTTTCGTTCTGTCCTCAACTGCACTCTTTGGAAACTGAGGAAGCCGAATTGCAACCTGACAAGGTTTCACTTGTTGAATCTCTGTGGATATGTGGCTGTGAAAGGCTCAATAGACTGCCAAAAGTCCTACATAAGCTCACATTCCTTACAGTGATGAGCATTTCCG GCTGTGAGAATTTGGAGTATTTGGTTGATGAAAAAGAAGACAATAAGAGTATGAATAGTACCCTCTGTGTTTTTGAGGACTTGAATATCTATCACTGTCGATCTCTAATGTCTTTGTCATCGAAGGGGCACAAAAATATTTGCAATCAGCTTCAACTTCTCCGAACTTGTGACTGCTCGAAGCTGAGTTGCCTGTTTTCAGACACCAAGTTACCCACAACGCTTAAGTCTCTGCAAATTGATAGATGTCCAGAGTTGGAATGCATAGCCCAAGAGTTTGACGAAACCGCTTGTCTTGAATCTATTCTAATTGAATGTTCTGGAATTAAATCTCTACCACAAGGGCTAGACAAGCTCATCCATCTCCAGGAGATTCGATTGAGAGAGTGTTCAAATTGGTTTCTATTGAAGAACGTGAGTTGCTTACAGTTACCACCAACCTCAGAGCTTTCTCAGTTGATGGTTGTGGAAATTTTGGAGCCCTTCCAAAGTGCATGGTCAGCATCACCTCCCTTCGAAAATTATGCAACCAAAATTTATAGGTTGCTTGTGGAATGGGGATTACATAGACTCACCTCTCTTCAAGAATTGACCATCAGAGGTGGAGGATGCTCAAACGTGGTGTCGTTCCCAGAAGAAGGGATTGGAATGATGCTGCCTCCTTCTCTCACCTCTATCCGCCTTTCAAATTTCGAGAATCTGGAATTCATATTCTCCGAGGGCTTTCAAGGCCTCGGCACTCTTCGAAATTTGTTCATCTATAGTTGTCCCAAGCTAACATATCTTCTGGAAAAGGCCATGCTTCTCTCGCTTGgttatttgtatattttattttgccCATTGCTGAAAGAAGAGTGCTCAAGCGATAAAGGACGAGAGTGGTCTAAGATTTCCCACATACCCCGCGCtcaaattgattttaaaagtgtcatccCGAGGGAATCAGATTGA
- the LOC107904010 gene encoding putative disease resistance protein At3g14460, whose product MPSGFDQLTKLQTLSSFVIGKGDGHLIRELKSLSNLGGNFRLSGLENVNGRGAREVKLNEKPGIDGLELHWSTNLENYTRKKEVEKRVLDFLCPQKKLEQHIIENYGGAKFASWIDDSSFKNLLSLKPRSCKNCKSLPSVGRLPLLKYLSIIGFHEVQKIGIEFFGESELNPFASLEILSFESLPNWKEWDACEGDERVLKFPILRELSIVNCPQLLGRLLNHVSSEKLKIRTYTSLVVSISSFPSLCGLRIEGCAELVDVCSSPAKEVSSLQTLSF is encoded by the coding sequence ATGCCTTCCGGATTTGATCAGCTAACCAAGCTTCAAACGTTATCTAGTTTTGTTATAGGGAAAGGTGATGGACATCTTATTAGAGAATTGAAAAGTTTGTCAAACCTTGGAGGTAATTTTCGTCTTTCTGGGTTGGAGAATGTTAATGGTCGAGGTGCGAGGGAAGTTAAGTTAAATGAGAAGCCAGGGATTGATGGGTTAGAACTACATTGGAGCACAAACTTAGAAAACTATACAAGGAAGAAAGAAGTTGAAAAGCGGGTGTTGGACTTCCTTTGTCCTCAGAAAAAGCTTGAGCAACACATTATTGAGAATTACGGTGGTGCAAAATTCGCGTCTTGGATAGATGATTCTTCTTTCAAGAATTTGTTGTCTTTGAAGCCTCGTAGTTGTAAAAATTGCAAATCACTACCATCAGTTGGAAGGTTGCCATTGTTAAAATATCTTTCAATTATTGGTTTCCATGAGGTACAAAAGATTGGTATTGAGTTCTTTGGAGAAAGTGAATTGAACCCATTTGCATCATTAGAGATTCTGTCTTTTGAGAGTCTTCCAAACTGGAAGGAGTGGGACGCTTGTGAAGGAGACGAGAGGGTTTTGAAATTCCCCATCCTCCGTGAACTTTCAATCGTGAATTGTCCTCAATTGTTGGGAAGGTTGCTTAACCATGTTTCCTCCGAGAAACTTAAAATCCGTACATATACGAGTTTGGTAGTTTCAATATCAAGTTTCCCATCACTGTGTGGATTAAGGATAGAAGGGTGTGCAGAACTGGTGGATGTTTGCTCTTCTCCTGCAAAGGAGGTTTCCTCTTTGCAAACTCTCTCTTTCTAA